A portion of the Thermodesulfobacteriota bacterium genome contains these proteins:
- a CDS encoding GNAT family N-acetyltransferase, translating to MNNLTIRNAKSEDAVKMAEILREIGWSERRNNMAIEEVSGPIEQLIRHCNEDPGGHTMIVAVDENDEVIGFTNVHWVPFVMLGSLEGYVSDVFVSPSAGGKGAGSALIKNVMKLGEEKGAMRLMLTNGKEKPSYKMGFYKKMGWTERPKVANFVYYYKEPWS from the coding sequence ATGAATAATCTAACTATAAGAAATGCCAAGAGTGAAGATGCAGTTAAAATGGCTGAGATCTTAAGGGAAATAGGCTGGTCTGAAAGACGAAACAATATGGCAATTGAAGAAGTATCAGGACCTATTGAACAACTAATTAGACATTGCAATGAAGATCCTGGCGGACATACGATGATAGTTGCAGTAGACGAAAATGATGAGGTTATCGGATTTACAAATGTGCATTGGGTTCCGTTTGTGATGTTGGGTAGTTTGGAGGGATATGTTTCTGATGTATTCGTAAGTCCAAGCGCTGGAGGCAAAGGCGCGGGAAGTGCCCTGATCAAGAATGTGATGAAGCTCGGTGAGGAAAAAGGCGCTATGCGGCTCATGCTGACAAATGGTAAAGAAAAACCTTCATATAAAATGGGGTTCTATAAAAAAATGGGGTGGACTGAAAGACCCAAAGTTGCTAACTTTGTCTATTATTACAAAGAGCCTTGGTCGTAA
- a CDS encoding YceI family protein: MNSIKKYTVVALLVFSIIAAGQVSSNAEVAEYTIDQAHSQVIFKVKHLAISTVTGRFDVFEGSYAFDSEDISNSNVNADIKAASINTNEKDRDDHLRSKDFFDVEQYPDITFKSTSIKKADGENFEIVGDLTIHGVTKEVTLDAVFEGSAKDPRGNERTAFVADGKIYRKDFGMTWNKVLEAGGLVVGDEVKITLEIQGVRKQG; the protein is encoded by the coding sequence ATGAATAGTATCAAAAAATACACAGTTGTGGCACTACTTGTTTTTAGCATTATTGCTGCTGGACAAGTGTCCTCTAATGCAGAAGTTGCAGAATATACGATAGATCAGGCTCATAGCCAGGTGATATTTAAAGTAAAACATCTAGCAATTAGCACAGTTACAGGACGTTTTGACGTATTTGAGGGATCCTATGCATTTGATTCTGAAGATATTTCAAACTCAAACGTAAATGCAGATATTAAAGCTGCAAGTATTAACACAAATGAAAAAGACCGCGACGATCACCTCAGATCAAAAGACTTCTTCGATGTAGAGCAGTATCCTGATATAACTTTCAAGAGCACATCCATTAAGAAAGCTGATGGCGAGAACTTTGAAATAGTTGGCGATCTAACTATTCACGGCGTTACTAAAGAAGTTACGCTGGACGCTGTTTTTGAAGGAAGCGCTAAAGATCCAAGAGGAAATGAACGAACCGCTTTTGTAGCAGATGGAAAAATATATAGAAAAGACTTTGGTATGACATGGAACAAAGTGCTTGAAGCGGGTGGTTTAGTTGTTGGGGATGAAGTGAAAATTACATTAGAAATTCAAGGTGTTCGTAAACAAGGTTAA